A window from Theropithecus gelada isolate Dixy chromosome 1, Tgel_1.0, whole genome shotgun sequence encodes these proteins:
- the SLC45A1 gene encoding proton-associated sugar transporter A encodes MLQQPGPRPGRQQPSGDRDACRLHPQGRPPALATMIPAASSTPPGDAFFPSVAPQDFWRSQVTGYSGSVTRHLSHRANNFKRHPKRRKCIRPSPPPPPNTPCPLELVDFGDLHPQRSFRELLFNGCILFGIEFSYAMETAYVTPVLLQMGLPDQLYSLVWFISPILGFLLQPLLGAWSDRCTSRFGRRRPFILVLAIGALLGLSLLLNGRDIGIALADVTGNHKWGLLLTVCGVVLMDFSADSADNPSHAYMMDVCSPADQDRGLNIHALLAGLGGGFGYVVGGIHWDKTGFGRALGGQLRVIYLFTAVTLSVTTVLTLVSIPERPLRPPGEKRAAMKSPSLPLPPSPPVLPEEGPGDTLPSNVATNFSSPISPPSPLTPKYGSFISRDSSLTGISEFASSFGTANIDSVLIDCFTGGHDSYLAIPGSVPRPPISVSFPRAPDGFYRQDRGLLEGREGALTSGSDGDILRVGSLDTSKPRSSGILKRPQTLAIPDTAGGGGPETSRRRNVTFSQQVANILLNGVKYESELTGSSERVEQPLSVGRLCSTICNMPKALRTLCVNHFLGWLSFEGMLLFYTDFMGEVVFQGDPKAPHTSEAYQKYNSGVTMGCWGMCIYAFSAAFYSAILEKLEEFLSVRTLYFIAYLAFGLGTGLATLSRNLYVVLSLCITYGVLFSTLCTLPYSLLCDYYQSKKFAGSSADGTRRGMGVDISLLSCQYFLAQILVSLVLGPLTSAVGSANGVMYFSSLVSFLGCLYSSLFVIYEIPPSDAADEEHRPLLLNV; translated from the exons ATGCTGCAGCAGCCGGGACCGCGGCCGGGCAGGCAGCAGCCCAGCGGGGACAGGGATGCCTGCCGTCTCCACCCACAG GGACGCCCACCAGCCCTCGCCACGATGATCCCCGCAGCCAGCAGCACCCCGCCGGGAGACGCCTTCTTCCCCAGCGTGGCCCCACAGGACTTCTGGAGGTCCCAGGTCACGGGCTACTCGGGGTCCGTGACACGACACCTCAGTCACCGGGCCAACAACTTCAAACGACACCCCAAGAGGAGGAAGTGCATTcgtccctccccacccccaccccccaacacccCATGCCCGCTTGAGCTGGTGGACTTCGGGGACCTGCACCCCCAGAGGTCCTTCCGGGAGCTGCTTTTCAACGGCTGCATCCTTTTTGGCATCGAGTTCAGCTACGCCATGGAGACGGCGTACGTGACCCCGGTGCTCCTGCAGATGGGCCTGCCTGACCAGCTCTACAGCCTGGTGTGGTTCATCAGCCCCATCCTTG GATTCCTACTGCAGCCTCTGTTGGGTGCTTGGAGTGACCGGTGTACCTCAAGGTTTGGAAGGAGACGCCCTTTCATTCTTGTCCTGGCTATAG GGGCACTGCTGGGCCTCTCACTCTTGCTGAATGGCCGGGACATTGGCATCGCCCTGGCTGACGTGACCGGCAACCACAAGTGGGGCCTGCTGCTGACCGTGTGCGGGGTGGTGCTGATGGACTTTAGTGCCGACTCAGCAGACAACCCCAGTCACGCCTACATGATGGACGTGTGCAGCCCCGCGGACCAGGACCGAGGCCTGAACATCCACGCCCTCCTGGCAG GTCTCGGAGGAGGCTTCGGATACGTGGTCGGCGGAATCCACTGGGATAAAACTGGCTTTGGGAGGGCCCTGGGGGGGCAGCTCCGTGTCATTTATCTCTTCACCGCGGTCACCCTGAGCGTCACCACCGTCCTGACCCTGGTCAGCATCCCTGAGAGGCCGCTGCGGCCGCCGGGTGAGAAGCGGGCAGCTATGAAGAGCCCCAGCCTCCCGCTGCCCCCATCCCCACCTGTCCTGCCAGAGGAAGGCCCAGGTGACACCCTTCCGTCGAACGTGGCCACCAACTTCTCCAGCCCCATCTCCCCACCCAGCCCCCTCACACCCAAGTATGGCAGCTTCATCAGCAGGGACAGCTCCCTGACGGGCATCAGCGAGTTCGCCTCATCCTTCGGCACCGCCAACATAGACAGCGTCCTCATTGACTGCTTCACAGGCGGCCACGACAGCTACCTGGCCATCCCCGGCAGTGTCCCCAGGCCGCCCATCAGCGTCAGTTTCCCCCGGGCCCCTGATGGCTTCTACCGCCAGGACCGTGGACTTCTGGAGGGCAGAGAGGGTGCCCTGACCTCCGGCTCTGACGGAGACATTCTGAGGGTGGGCTCCTTGGACACCTCTAAGCCGAGATCGTCAGGGATTCTGAAGAGACCCCAAACCTTGGCCATCCCAGACACGGCCGGAGGAGGGGGTCCCGAAACTAGCAGGAGAAGGAATGTGACCTTCAGTCAGCAG GTCGCCAACATCCTGCTCAACGGCGTGAAGTACGAGAGCGAGCTGACGGGCTCCAGCGAGCGCGTGGAGCAGCCTCTGTCTGTGGGCCGCCTCTGCTCCACCATCTGCAACATGCCCAAGGCACTGCGCACCCTCTGCGTCAACCACTTCCTGG ggTGGCTCTCATTCGAGGGGATGTTGCTCTTCTACACGGACTTCATGGGCGAGGTGGTGTTTCAGGGGGACCCCAAGGCCCCACACACGTCCGAGGCGTATCAGAAGTACAACAGCGGCGTGACCATGGGCTGCTGGGGCATGTGCATCTACGCCTTCAGTGCAGCCTTCTACTCAG CGATCCTGGAGAAGCTGGAGGAGTTCCTCAGCGTCCGCACCCTCTACTTCATCGCCTATCTCGCCTTTGGCCTGGGGACGGGGCTCGCCACCCTCTCCAGGAATCTCTACGTGGTCCTGTCGCTCTGCATAACCTACGGGGTTTTATTTTCCACCCTGTGCACCTTGCCCTACTCGCTGCTCTGCGATTACTACCAGAGTAAGAAG TTTGCAGGGTCCAGTGCGGACGGCACCCGGCGGGGCATGGGCGTGGACATCTCTCTGCTGAGCTGCCAGTACTTCCTGGCCCAGATTCTGGTCTCCCTGGTCCTGGGGCCCCTGACCTCGGCCGTGGGCAGCGCCAACGGAGTGATGTACTTCTCCAGCCTCGTGTCCTTCCTGGGCTGCCTGTACTCCTCCCTGTTTGTCATTTATGAAATTCCTCCCAGCGATGCTGCAGACGAGGAGCACCGGCCTCTCCTGCTGAATGTCTGA